From Streptomyces chrestomyceticus JCM 4735, one genomic window encodes:
- a CDS encoding TetR/AcrR family transcriptional regulator produces the protein MPEHQRADARRNYARILAVAEEEVAAHGADASLEQIARTAGVGSATVRRHFPTRRALLEAVSRQRIEALCVRARELTGKEDGRKALLEWLDDLVTYSVSARGLAAALAYDGSVYENSCSAALEEAAGPLVRRAAQDGALAADVTFADLVTLVVGIVFATEHYSDPTAQAHRLFRLAVAGLSPQS, from the coding sequence ATGCCGGAGCACCAGCGTGCGGACGCCCGACGCAACTACGCGCGCATCCTCGCCGTGGCCGAGGAGGAGGTCGCTGCTCACGGAGCGGACGCCTCCTTGGAACAGATCGCGCGGACCGCGGGGGTCGGCTCGGCAACCGTGCGCCGACACTTCCCCACGCGCCGCGCGCTGTTGGAGGCAGTCTCCCGGCAACGGATCGAGGCTCTGTGCGTGCGCGCCCGTGAGCTGACCGGCAAGGAAGACGGTCGAAAGGCGCTCCTGGAATGGCTGGATGACCTCGTCACCTACTCCGTCTCCGCCCGAGGGCTGGCGGCAGCGCTGGCCTATGACGGCTCGGTGTACGAGAACAGTTGCTCGGCGGCGCTGGAAGAGGCGGCAGGCCCGCTGGTGCGCCGCGCCGCGCAGGACGGCGCACTGGCGGCAGACGTCACCTTCGCCGACCTGGTCACGCTGGTCGTGGGCATCGTCTTCGCCACGGAGCACTACTCCGATCCCACCGCTCAGGCGCACCGGCTGTTCCGGCTGGCCGTGGCGGGACTGAGTCCGCAGAGCTGA
- a CDS encoding NmrA family NAD(P)-binding protein, with translation MSTHFAPVLVTGATGRQGGATARALLAAGIPVRALVRDPATDRAKAVEAWGVELVTGDLHDRDSVIRAAEGARAVFSVQMPGISAAGFDFEGEVTQGVNLIEGAKAAGVPQFVHTSVSGAGQHTETPGWAEGRWASMEPTLSAKSAIQDRLRAAGFPHWTLLKPGFFMENFLPSMAFLFPRGIAGGLVSVLNPETRLSLAAVDDIGRAATAAITAPERFDSVELELASDYLSMTEIAEVLSRATGTHLSAPEMTEEEAVAAGMPAMGAGHEWLNVAGQPARPQYARDLGIPLTSFEEWAQEHMRPAA, from the coding sequence ATGTCCACACATTTCGCACCCGTCCTGGTCACCGGCGCCACCGGCAGGCAGGGCGGAGCCACCGCCCGCGCACTGCTCGCGGCAGGCATTCCCGTCCGCGCCCTGGTGCGCGACCCGGCCACCGACCGGGCCAAGGCCGTCGAAGCATGGGGCGTCGAACTGGTCACCGGCGACCTGCACGACCGTGACTCCGTGATCCGGGCCGCAGAGGGCGCCCGCGCCGTCTTCTCCGTGCAGATGCCCGGCATCAGCGCGGCAGGCTTCGATTTCGAAGGGGAGGTGACCCAGGGCGTCAATCTCATCGAGGGCGCGAAAGCCGCCGGAGTGCCGCAATTCGTGCACACCTCCGTCAGTGGCGCCGGCCAGCACACCGAAACTCCCGGCTGGGCCGAAGGCCGCTGGGCTTCGATGGAACCCACCCTGAGCGCCAAGAGCGCGATCCAGGATCGGCTCCGCGCGGCCGGATTCCCCCACTGGACGCTCCTCAAGCCGGGATTTTTCATGGAGAACTTCCTCCCGTCCATGGCATTTCTGTTCCCGCGCGGCATAGCGGGCGGCCTGGTGAGCGTGCTGAATCCCGAGACCCGGCTGTCCCTGGCCGCAGTGGACGACATAGGCAGGGCGGCCACCGCGGCCATCACCGCGCCAGAGCGATTCGACTCCGTCGAATTGGAGTTGGCGAGCGACTACCTGTCGATGACGGAGATCGCCGAGGTTCTCTCCCGCGCTACGGGAACGCACCTGTCCGCGCCGGAAATGACCGAGGAGGAAGCCGTCGCCGCCGGGATGCCCGCGATGGGCGCCGGCCACGAGTGGCTGAACGTGGCCGGCCAGCCGGCCCGCCCGCAGTACGCGAGGGACCTCGGCATCCCCCTCACCAGCTTCGAGGAATGGGCACAGGAACACATGCGCCCCGCCGCCTGA
- a CDS encoding DNA alkylation repair protein, with translation MAETVLAEVMAELAELDDPKTRAVNERHGDDHGVNLSKLRALAKRLKTQQELARQLWETGDTAARLLATLICRPKAFGRDELDVMLRSARTPKVHDWLVNYVVKKNPYAEELRLAWSADPDPVVASAGWALTTERVAKKPEDLDLAGLLDTIEAEMKDAPDRLQWAMNQCLAQIGIEHAEYRTRAIDIGERLQVLKDYPTSPGCTSPFAPVWITEMVRRKENT, from the coding sequence GTGGCCGAGACGGTGCTGGCTGAGGTGATGGCCGAGCTGGCCGAGCTTGACGACCCCAAGACGCGCGCCGTGAACGAAAGGCACGGTGACGATCACGGTGTGAACCTCAGCAAACTGCGCGCACTCGCCAAACGGCTCAAGACGCAGCAGGAACTGGCGCGCCAGCTCTGGGAGACGGGTGACACCGCGGCAAGGCTGTTGGCTACCCTGATCTGTCGGCCGAAGGCGTTCGGCCGTGACGAGTTGGACGTCATGTTGCGCTCAGCGCGCACGCCCAAGGTGCACGACTGGCTCGTGAATTACGTGGTGAAGAAGAATCCGTACGCAGAAGAGCTGCGCCTGGCCTGGTCCGCCGACCCCGATCCCGTGGTCGCGAGCGCCGGCTGGGCGCTGACCACCGAACGCGTGGCGAAGAAGCCGGAGGACCTCGACCTCGCGGGGCTGCTCGACACCATCGAGGCGGAGATGAAGGACGCTCCCGATCGTCTGCAGTGGGCGATGAACCAATGCCTGGCCCAGATCGGGATCGAGCACGCGGAGTACCGCACCCGCGCCATCGACATCGGCGAGCGCCTTCAGGTGCTCAAGGATTACCCGACTTCGCCAGGCTGCACGTCGCCGTTTGCGCCCGTCTGGATCACCGAGATGGTGCGCCGTAAGGAGAATACGTAG